The following coding sequences lie in one Mycobacterium sp. Z3061 genomic window:
- a CDS encoding fused response regulator/phosphatase, which produces MTVAGPLDPAASWQSLSLLLVEDDRADAVLVEELIADTVADIEVVWAQSMEHAERQLASARPDCVLLDLNLPDANGIDALDRILKSDATVPIVVLTGLNDEYFGASAVAAGAQDYLVKGRVEPEMLRRALFYAIERKRAELIAADLHASQLRARENALLERGLLPSPLLLDDPGVDIVARYRPSRENALLCGDFYDVVQTPDRVTHVLIGDVAGHGPDEAALGAALRIAWRTLTFSGIHGVEQMRQLERVLHAERAENGVFATVLSLAIPARGAITAIRAGHPGMLLHGPGSVEWIEPPYGPALGLRGSDWPQHKLEVPEGHGLLLLTDGLFEGYAGRGPRRLGEDGLLALARGHAQLGGAEFVDALIDGAQELAQDQGGLTDDIAVVRVQRTDRP; this is translated from the coding sequence ATGACGGTGGCTGGTCCATTGGACCCGGCGGCGAGCTGGCAATCGCTGTCATTGCTCCTGGTCGAAGACGACCGCGCGGACGCCGTGCTGGTCGAGGAATTGATCGCCGACACAGTGGCCGACATCGAGGTGGTGTGGGCGCAGTCGATGGAGCACGCCGAGCGTCAGCTCGCCTCGGCCCGTCCCGACTGCGTCCTGCTGGACCTGAACCTGCCCGACGCCAACGGAATCGACGCGCTGGACCGCATCCTCAAGAGCGATGCCACCGTGCCGATCGTCGTCCTGACCGGCCTCAACGACGAGTACTTCGGCGCGTCCGCGGTCGCCGCCGGCGCCCAGGACTACCTGGTCAAGGGTCGCGTCGAACCCGAGATGCTGCGGCGCGCGCTGTTTTACGCGATAGAACGCAAGCGTGCCGAGTTGATCGCCGCCGACCTGCACGCCAGCCAGCTGCGCGCGCGGGAGAACGCGCTGCTCGAGCGCGGCCTGCTGCCGTCTCCGCTGTTGCTGGACGACCCGGGCGTCGACATCGTGGCCAGGTACCGGCCGAGCCGGGAGAACGCCCTGCTGTGCGGCGACTTCTACGACGTCGTGCAAACGCCCGACCGGGTCACCCACGTGCTCATCGGCGACGTCGCCGGGCACGGCCCGGACGAGGCGGCGCTCGGCGCGGCGCTGCGGATCGCCTGGCGCACACTGACTTTCTCCGGAATCCACGGTGTGGAGCAGATGCGTCAGCTGGAACGCGTGCTGCACGCCGAACGTGCCGAGAACGGCGTCTTCGCCACCGTGCTCAGCCTCGCGATCCCGGCGCGGGGCGCGATCACCGCCATCCGCGCGGGTCATCCGGGAATGTTGCTGCACGGCCCGGGATCGGTGGAGTGGATCGAGCCGCCGTACGGTCCGGCGCTGGGCCTGCGCGGCAGCGACTGGCCACAGCACAAGCTGGAAGTACCGGAAGGGCACGGGCTGCTGCTGCTCACCGACGGGCTCTTCGAGGGGTACGCGGGCCGCGGGCCGCGCCGGCTCGGCGAGGACGGCTTGCTGGCGCTCGCGCGTGGGCACGCGCAGCTGGGCGGCGCGGAGTTCGTCGACGCGCTGATCGATGGCGCCCAGGAGTTGGCGCAGGACCAGGGCGGGCTCACCGACGACATCGCGGTGGTGCGGGTGCAGCGGACCGACCGCCCGTGA
- a CDS encoding 5-(carboxyamino)imidazole ribonucleotide synthase, with amino-acid sequence MMAVPRPRTPLVAMVGGGQLARMTHQAAIALGQSLRVLANTADEPAAQVAPDVVLGSHTDLEDLRRVATGATALTFDHEHVPTELLEKLVAEGVNVLPPPEALVHAQDKLVMRRRLQALGAPVPRYLGIEDPDALGELDGFAAEIGGPLVVKAARGGYDGRGVEMTRDLAHAREVAGDYLAGGVSVLVEERVALRRELSALVARSPFGQGAAWPVVETVQRDGICVQVIAPAPELAPEVAADAQRLALRLAAELGVVGVLAVELFETTGSAAGPLLINELAMRPHNSGHWTMDGSRTSQFEQHLRAVLDYPLGDTDATVPVTVMANVLGAAQTPEMGIDERLHHLFARMPDARVHLYGKTERPGRKVGHINFLGTHADGPHDLAELRERAELAAHWLSHGQWTDGWDPHD; translated from the coding sequence ATGATGGCCGTGCCGAGACCCCGTACCCCGCTGGTGGCCATGGTCGGCGGTGGCCAACTGGCCAGGATGACCCATCAGGCCGCCATTGCGCTCGGGCAGAGCCTGCGCGTGCTGGCTAACACCGCCGACGAGCCGGCCGCCCAGGTCGCCCCCGATGTGGTGCTCGGCTCGCACACCGACCTCGAGGACCTGCGCCGGGTCGCGACCGGCGCCACGGCGCTGACCTTCGACCACGAGCACGTGCCCACCGAGTTGCTGGAGAAGCTGGTGGCCGAGGGCGTCAACGTGCTGCCGCCGCCGGAAGCGCTGGTGCACGCGCAGGACAAGCTGGTCATGCGGCGGCGCTTGCAGGCCCTGGGCGCCCCGGTGCCGCGCTACCTCGGCATCGAAGACCCCGACGCCCTCGGTGAGCTGGACGGGTTCGCGGCGGAAATCGGCGGCCCGCTGGTGGTCAAGGCGGCCCGCGGCGGCTACGACGGCCGCGGCGTCGAGATGACGCGTGATCTTGCCCACGCCCGCGAGGTCGCGGGCGACTACCTGGCCGGCGGGGTGTCGGTGCTGGTCGAGGAGCGGGTGGCGCTGCGTCGCGAACTGTCCGCGCTGGTCGCCCGCTCGCCGTTCGGCCAGGGCGCGGCGTGGCCGGTGGTGGAGACGGTGCAGCGCGACGGTATCTGCGTGCAGGTGATCGCTCCGGCGCCGGAGCTGGCGCCGGAAGTCGCCGCCGATGCCCAGCGGCTCGCGCTGCGGCTGGCCGCGGAGCTGGGCGTGGTCGGCGTGCTGGCCGTCGAACTGTTCGAGACAACGGGGAGCGCTGCTGGGCCCCTCCTCATCAACGAGCTGGCGATGCGGCCGCACAACTCCGGGCACTGGACCATGGACGGTTCCCGCACCAGCCAGTTCGAGCAGCACCTGCGGGCCGTGCTGGACTACCCGCTGGGCGACACCGATGCCACCGTGCCGGTGACGGTGATGGCCAACGTGCTGGGCGCGGCGCAGACCCCGGAGATGGGCATCGACGAACGCCTGCACCACCTGTTCGCCCGGATGCCCGACGCGCGCGTCCACCTCTACGGCAAGACCGAACGCCCTGGCCGCAAGGTCGGGCACATCAATTTCCTCGGCACCCATGCGGACGGCCCGCACGACCTCGCCGAGCTGCGCGAACGTGCCGAGCTCGCGGCACACTGGCTGTCCCACGGGCAATGGACGGACGGATGGGATCCACATGACTAA
- a CDS encoding GtrA family protein: MSFADATIARLPGVIQPFAMRHHELIKFAIVGGTTFIIDSAIFYTLKLTILESKPVTAKVIAGIVAVIASYVLNREWSFRDRGGRERHHEALLFFAFSGVGVLLSMAPLWFSSYVLQLRVPNVTLTMENLADFLSAYIVGNLLQMAFRFWAFRRWVFPDQFARNPDKALESALTAGGIAEVFEDELEGGNVTLLKSWRNRRGKGTGRLAAPGSAQLGDSSEPRVSKTS, from the coding sequence GTGTCCTTTGCCGATGCCACAATTGCGCGCCTCCCCGGGGTGATTCAACCCTTTGCGATGCGCCACCACGAGCTGATCAAATTTGCCATCGTCGGCGGCACCACATTCATCATTGACTCGGCGATTTTCTACACGCTGAAGCTCACAATTCTGGAATCCAAGCCGGTTACGGCGAAGGTGATCGCCGGGATCGTCGCGGTCATCGCGTCCTACGTGCTCAACCGGGAATGGAGCTTCCGGGACCGGGGTGGCCGTGAGCGCCACCACGAAGCGCTGCTGTTCTTCGCGTTCAGCGGCGTGGGCGTGCTGTTGAGCATGGCCCCGCTGTGGTTCTCCAGCTACGTCCTGCAGCTGCGGGTGCCGAACGTGACCCTGACGATGGAGAACCTGGCCGACTTCCTCTCGGCGTACATCGTCGGCAACCTGCTGCAGATGGCGTTCCGGTTCTGGGCCTTCCGGCGCTGGGTGTTCCCCGACCAGTTCGCCCGCAACCCGGACAAGGCGCTGGAATCGGCGCTGACGGCCGGCGGGATCGCCGAAGTGTTCGAGGACGAGTTGGAAGGCGGGAACGTCACGCTGCTGAAGTCGTGGCGCAACCGGCGCGGTAAGGGCACCGGCCGGCTGGCAGCGCCCGGGTCAGCTCAGCTGGGTGACTCCTCCGAGCCCAGGGTGTCGAAGACTTCGTGA
- a CDS encoding response regulator, with protein sequence MTSPGRAIDILLVEDDPGDELITREAFEHNKLNNRLHVAHDGEEGLNYLYRRGAYEHAPRPDLILLDLNLPKYDGRHLLEKIKSDPDLSRIPVVVLTTSSAEEDILRSYKLHANAYVTKPVDLDQFMNAVRQIDEFFVQVVRLPNG encoded by the coding sequence ATGACATCACCCGGCCGCGCAATCGACATCCTGCTCGTGGAAGACGACCCCGGCGACGAACTGATCACCCGGGAAGCGTTCGAGCACAACAAACTCAACAACCGGCTGCACGTGGCGCACGACGGGGAGGAAGGCCTGAACTACCTCTACCGCCGGGGCGCCTACGAACACGCGCCGCGGCCGGACCTGATCCTGCTCGACCTCAACCTGCCCAAGTACGACGGCCGGCACCTGCTGGAGAAGATCAAGTCCGACCCCGACCTGAGCCGTATCCCGGTCGTCGTGCTCACCACGTCCTCGGCCGAGGAAGACATTCTGCGCAGTTACAAACTGCACGCCAACGCCTATGTCACCAAGCCCGTCGACCTGGACCAGTTCATGAATGCGGTCCGCCAGATCGACGAATTCTTCGTGCAGGTCGTGCGCCTACCGAACGGCTGA
- a CDS encoding bifunctional SulP family inorganic anion transporter/carbonic anhydrase translates to MRKILPNLRYDIPASLVVFLVALPLSLGIAIASGAPLMAGLIAAVSGGIIAGSVGGSVLQVSGPAAGLTVVVAGLIDEFGWEMTCVITVCAGAVQILLGLVRVARAALAVAPVVVHAMLAGIGVTIVLQQIHVLLGGSSRSSAWANIEALPSGIMNHELHEVIVGSVVIAILLLWPKLPPKVRFIPGALIAIVAATALSLVVNLDVERIKLSGNFFEAIGLPHLPTLSPGGHPWTQEIGAVALGVVTVALIASVESLLSAVGIDKLHSGPRTNFNREMLGQGSANVVSGLLGGLPVTGVIVRSSTNVAAGARTRTSAVLHGVWILLFASLLTNLVEMIPKAALAGLLIVIGIQLIKLAHIRVAARTGNFVIYAITIVCVVFLNLLEGVAIGLAIAILFLLVRLVRAPIEARPIGGESKQWHVDIDGTLSFLLLPRLTNVLSTLPPGSDVTLNLNADYIDHSISEAISDWKAAHEATGGTVHIIETSPANLSSAHTSPPKRHYTARSLREAPWPSRRDGNGEGTDASILDGVEHYHRNGVGALHHHVSELVDSPNPDTLFLTCADSRILPDTITASRPGDLYIVRNVGNLVPTDPAEHSVDAALDFAVNQLGVSSVVICGHSSCRAMQVVLNDDAGGADRPIGRWLRNAEDSLAAFRDNHPARMSSTSNGFSFSELDQLSIVNVAMQVQRLTRHPMLAPLVASGQLRVVGIFFDFATVHVHEVDEHGIVHAEPAREAVASAVR, encoded by the coding sequence ATGCGGAAGATACTGCCCAACCTGCGTTACGACATCCCAGCGTCGCTGGTCGTGTTCCTGGTAGCGCTGCCACTGTCGCTCGGTATCGCGATCGCGTCGGGGGCACCACTGATGGCCGGGCTGATCGCCGCGGTGAGCGGGGGCATCATCGCCGGCTCGGTCGGCGGGTCGGTGCTGCAGGTCAGCGGACCGGCCGCAGGTCTGACCGTGGTGGTGGCCGGGCTGATCGACGAGTTCGGCTGGGAAATGACGTGCGTGATCACCGTCTGCGCGGGCGCCGTACAGATCCTGCTGGGCCTGGTGCGGGTGGCGCGTGCCGCACTCGCCGTCGCCCCCGTGGTGGTGCACGCCATGCTGGCCGGTATCGGTGTCACCATCGTGCTGCAGCAGATTCATGTGCTGCTGGGCGGATCGTCGCGCAGCTCCGCGTGGGCGAACATCGAGGCGCTGCCCAGCGGAATCATGAACCACGAGTTGCACGAAGTGATCGTCGGCAGCGTCGTGATCGCCATCCTGCTGCTGTGGCCGAAGCTGCCACCCAAGGTCAGGTTCATCCCTGGCGCCCTCATTGCGATCGTGGCGGCCACCGCCTTGTCCCTGGTGGTGAACCTCGACGTCGAGCGAATCAAACTGTCCGGCAACTTCTTTGAGGCCATCGGCCTGCCGCACCTACCGACGCTGTCGCCGGGCGGACACCCGTGGACCCAGGAGATCGGCGCCGTCGCACTGGGAGTGGTGACGGTTGCGCTGATCGCCAGCGTCGAGTCGCTGCTGTCCGCGGTCGGCATCGACAAGCTGCACAGCGGACCGCGCACCAACTTCAACCGGGAGATGCTCGGACAGGGCAGCGCCAACGTCGTCTCCGGACTGCTCGGCGGCTTACCGGTCACCGGCGTCATCGTGCGCAGCTCCACCAACGTGGCCGCGGGTGCCCGCACCCGCACATCGGCGGTGCTGCACGGCGTCTGGATCCTGCTGTTCGCGTCGCTGCTCACCAACCTGGTGGAGATGATCCCCAAGGCGGCACTGGCCGGCCTGCTCATCGTGATCGGTATCCAGCTCATCAAGCTGGCTCACATCAGGGTTGCGGCGCGCACCGGCAACTTCGTGATCTACGCGATCACCATCGTCTGCGTGGTGTTCCTCAACCTGCTCGAAGGCGTGGCGATCGGTCTTGCCATCGCGATCCTCTTCCTGCTGGTGCGCCTCGTCCGCGCTCCCATCGAGGCCCGGCCGATCGGCGGTGAGTCCAAGCAGTGGCATGTGGACATCGACGGCACCCTCAGTTTTCTGCTGCTGCCCCGGCTGACGAACGTGCTCTCCACGCTGCCGCCCGGCAGCGATGTCACCCTCAACCTCAATGCCGATTACATCGATCACTCGATCTCCGAAGCGATTTCGGACTGGAAGGCCGCCCACGAGGCGACCGGCGGAACCGTACACATCATCGAGACATCGCCCGCGAATCTGTCCAGCGCGCACACCAGCCCACCCAAACGTCACTACACGGCGCGGTCACTGCGCGAGGCGCCGTGGCCGTCCCGGCGCGACGGCAACGGCGAAGGCACCGACGCGTCGATCCTGGACGGCGTCGAGCACTACCACCGCAACGGCGTGGGGGCCCTGCACCACCACGTGTCCGAGCTGGTTGATTCGCCGAACCCGGACACGTTGTTCCTCACCTGTGCCGACTCCCGGATCTTGCCGGACACCATCACCGCCAGCCGTCCCGGCGACCTCTACATCGTCCGCAACGTCGGCAACCTGGTGCCCACCGATCCGGCCGAGCACTCGGTGGACGCCGCGCTGGACTTCGCCGTCAACCAGCTCGGCGTGAGTTCCGTTGTGATCTGCGGACATTCGTCCTGCCGCGCGATGCAGGTGGTGCTGAACGACGACGCCGGCGGGGCCGACCGCCCTATCGGCCGTTGGCTGCGGAACGCCGAAGACAGCCTCGCGGCCTTCCGGGACAATCACCCCGCCCGGATGAGCAGCACCTCCAACGGCTTCAGCTTCAGCGAACTCGACCAGCTGTCAATCGTGAACGTCGCCATGCAGGTGCAGCGGCTCACGCGGCATCCCATGCTGGCTCCGTTGGTGGCGTCCGGGCAACTGCGCGTCGTCGGCATATTTTTCGATTTCGCGACCGTCCACGTGCACGAAGTGGACGAGCACGGCATCGTGCACGCGGAACCGGCCCGGGAAGCGGTGGCGTCAGCCGTTCGGTAG
- a CDS encoding CHASE3 domain-containing protein yields MGLLVLLGAVIGAVLLERTDELARELRDNIQPSRVAAYQLQSALRDQETGLRGYLISADKQFLVPYYEGVAAEKDVAQELRNRLGRNPELVADLDRIESAAASWRKDYAEPLIARVTPKTPTVVPAATAALGKAEFDYIRQLFTTQNDHLTKAREQGAARLVRMNDWRDRVLGAMVLIFVATAGLLGFLVQRAVTRPLARLAAACRQITDGHFKDTIEPPRRPADIRGIAVDVENMRQRIVAELEASQSAQEQLDEQAAELRRSNAELEQFAYVASHDLQEPLRKVASFCQLLEKRYGDQLDERGIQYIDFAVDGAKRMQVLINDLLSFSRVGRLNTKYTKVELDTALDTAIANLAAAIEESGAEVVHPGQPLPQVFGDPTLLTMLWQNLIGNAVKFRRDDRAPRIEIAFRRGAGNHSDNWVFSVSDNGIGIPEEFVGKVFIIFQRLHGRDTYGGTGLGLAMCKKIVEHHGGTVWIDTSYTDGTRFEFTLPIADTNAEAISEGADA; encoded by the coding sequence ATGGGCCTGCTGGTGTTGCTGGGTGCGGTCATCGGCGCGGTACTGCTGGAGCGCACCGACGAGCTGGCGCGCGAGCTGAGGGACAACATCCAGCCGTCGCGGGTGGCGGCCTACCAGCTGCAGTCGGCGTTGCGTGATCAGGAAACGGGGCTGCGGGGCTACCTGATCTCCGCCGACAAGCAGTTTCTCGTCCCGTACTACGAAGGAGTGGCCGCCGAAAAGGATGTCGCGCAAGAGCTCCGGAACCGACTCGGCCGGAACCCCGAGCTGGTCGCCGACCTGGACCGCATCGAGTCCGCCGCGGCCAGCTGGCGCAAAGACTATGCCGAGCCGCTCATCGCCCGGGTGACCCCGAAAACTCCCACGGTCGTGCCGGCCGCGACGGCGGCGCTGGGCAAAGCCGAATTCGACTACATACGGCAACTTTTCACCACCCAGAACGACCATCTCACCAAGGCCCGCGAGCAGGGCGCGGCGAGGCTCGTGCGCATGAACGACTGGCGTGACCGGGTGCTGGGCGCCATGGTGCTCATCTTCGTCGCCACGGCCGGCCTGCTGGGTTTCCTGGTGCAGCGCGCGGTCACCCGTCCGCTGGCCAGGCTGGCCGCGGCGTGCCGGCAGATCACCGACGGCCACTTCAAAGACACCATCGAACCGCCGCGCCGGCCCGCGGATATCCGGGGCATCGCCGTCGACGTCGAGAACATGCGGCAGCGGATCGTGGCCGAACTCGAGGCGTCGCAGTCGGCGCAAGAGCAGCTCGACGAGCAGGCGGCCGAGCTGCGCCGGTCCAATGCCGAACTCGAGCAGTTCGCCTACGTCGCGTCGCACGACCTGCAGGAACCGTTGCGCAAGGTGGCGTCGTTCTGTCAGCTACTGGAGAAGCGCTACGGCGACCAGCTCGACGAACGGGGCATCCAGTACATCGACTTCGCCGTCGACGGGGCCAAGCGCATGCAGGTGCTGATCAACGATCTGCTCAGCTTCTCCCGGGTCGGCCGGCTGAACACCAAGTACACCAAGGTGGAACTCGACACGGCTTTGGACACGGCGATCGCCAACCTCGCCGCGGCGATCGAGGAATCCGGGGCCGAGGTGGTTCACCCCGGGCAGCCCCTGCCGCAGGTCTTCGGCGATCCGACGCTGCTGACCATGTTGTGGCAGAACCTCATCGGCAATGCCGTGAAATTCCGCCGGGACGACCGGGCGCCGCGCATCGAGATCGCGTTCCGCCGGGGTGCCGGCAACCACAGCGACAACTGGGTTTTCAGCGTGTCCGACAACGGCATCGGAATCCCGGAGGAGTTCGTCGGTAAGGTCTTCATCATCTTCCAGCGCCTGCACGGCCGGGACACCTATGGTGGAACCGGGCTGGGGCTGGCGATGTGCAAGAAGATCGTCGAGCACCACGGCGGGACCGTGTGGATCGACACCTCTTACACCGATGGAACGCGATTCGAATTCACGCTTCCCATTGCTGACACCAACGCTGAGGCCATTTCAGAAGGAGCAGACGCATGA
- a CDS encoding acyl-CoA dehydrogenase: MAGWAGDASFDLFQLPEEHQELRAAIRALAEKEIAPHAADVDENSRFPEEALQALNTSGFNAVHVPEEFGGQGADSVAACIVIEEVARVDASASLIPAVNKLGTMGLILRGSDDLKKQVLPSIADGSAMASYALSEREAGSDAASMRTRAKADGDDWILNGAKAWITNGGKSSWYTVMAVTDPDKGANGISAFMVHIDDEGFTIGPKERKLGIKGSPTTELYFENCRIPGDRMIGDPGTGFKTALATLDHTRPTIGAQAVGIAQGALDAAIAYTKDRKQFGQSISDFQAVQFMIADMAMKVEAARLMVYSAAARAERGEGNLGFISAASKCLASDVAMEVTTDAVQLFGGAGYTIDFPVERMMRDAKITQIYEGTNQIQRVVMSRALLR; this comes from the coding sequence ATGGCTGGTTGGGCCGGAGACGCGTCGTTCGATTTGTTCCAGTTGCCGGAGGAACACCAGGAGTTGCGGGCCGCGATTCGCGCGCTGGCCGAAAAGGAGATCGCGCCGCACGCCGCCGATGTGGACGAGAATTCCCGGTTCCCCGAGGAAGCGCTGCAGGCGCTGAACACCTCCGGTTTCAATGCCGTGCACGTCCCCGAGGAATTCGGCGGCCAGGGCGCGGACTCCGTGGCGGCCTGCATCGTCATCGAAGAGGTGGCCCGCGTCGATGCCTCGGCTTCGCTGATCCCCGCGGTAAACAAGCTGGGCACCATGGGCCTGATCCTGCGCGGCTCCGACGATCTGAAGAAGCAGGTGCTGCCCTCGATCGCGGACGGCTCCGCGATGGCCTCCTACGCGCTGAGCGAACGCGAGGCCGGCTCGGACGCGGCCTCCATGCGCACCCGGGCCAAGGCCGACGGCGACGACTGGATCCTCAACGGCGCCAAGGCGTGGATCACCAACGGCGGCAAGTCATCCTGGTACACCGTCATGGCGGTGACCGACCCGGACAAGGGCGCCAACGGCATCTCGGCGTTCATGGTTCACATCGACGACGAAGGCTTCACCATCGGTCCCAAGGAGCGCAAGCTCGGCATCAAGGGCTCGCCCACCACGGAGTTGTACTTCGAGAACTGCCGGATCCCGGGCGACCGGATGATCGGCGATCCCGGCACCGGGTTCAAGACGGCGCTGGCCACGTTGGACCACACCCGCCCGACGATCGGGGCGCAGGCGGTCGGCATCGCGCAGGGCGCGCTGGACGCCGCCATCGCCTACACCAAGGACCGCAAGCAGTTCGGCCAGTCGATCAGCGACTTCCAGGCGGTGCAGTTCATGATCGCCGACATGGCGATGAAGGTGGAGGCCGCGCGGTTGATGGTCTACTCCGCGGCTGCGCGTGCCGAACGCGGTGAAGGCAATCTCGGCTTCATTTCCGCGGCGTCGAAGTGCCTGGCTTCGGACGTGGCCATGGAGGTCACCACCGACGCGGTGCAGCTGTTCGGCGGCGCCGGATACACCATTGACTTCCCGGTCGAGCGCATGATGCGCGACGCGAAGATCACCCAGATCTACGAGGGCACCAACCAGATTCAGCGGGTGGTCATGTCACGGGCGCTGCTGCGCTGA
- the purE gene encoding 5-(carboxyamino)imidazole ribonucleotide mutase: MTNPRVGVIMGSDSDWTVMQDAAVALAEFDVAFEVRVVSAHRTPDVMFDYARQAAERGIEVIIAGAGGAAHLPGMVASATPLPVIGVPVPLARLDGLDSLLSIVQMPAGVPVATVSIGGARNAGLLAVRMLGSSDPELRTRIVAFQNQLAETVRAKDAELQRLAGKLARE, translated from the coding sequence ATGACTAATCCCCGGGTCGGCGTGATCATGGGCAGCGACAGCGACTGGACGGTGATGCAGGACGCCGCGGTGGCACTGGCCGAGTTCGACGTCGCCTTCGAAGTCCGGGTGGTGTCGGCGCACCGGACCCCCGATGTGATGTTCGACTACGCGCGGCAGGCGGCCGAGCGGGGCATCGAGGTGATCATCGCCGGGGCGGGCGGCGCAGCGCACCTGCCGGGCATGGTCGCCTCCGCGACCCCACTGCCGGTCATCGGCGTGCCGGTACCCTTGGCCCGGCTCGACGGACTGGACTCGCTGCTGTCGATCGTGCAGATGCCGGCCGGTGTGCCGGTGGCCACGGTGTCCATCGGCGGCGCCCGCAACGCCGGTCTGCTGGCGGTACGGATGCTCGGATCCTCGGATCCGGAACTACGGACGCGCATCGTCGCGTTTCAGAATCAGCTGGCCGAGACCGTGCGGGCCAAGGATGCGGAACTGCAGAGACTTGCGGGTAAGTTAGCCCGCGAATAG
- a CDS encoding biotin--[acetyl-CoA-carboxylase] ligase, with the protein MTDQLNPLDESALRAQVLGDTSYWRRLDVVAQTGSTNADLLARAASGTDIDGQVLIAEHQTAGRGRHDRQWASPGEQITMSVGVRVEDVSTAGWGWLSLATGLAVADAVATATTVEAGLKWPNDVLAGHGKLAGILAEVTRPFAVIGIGLNVTAAPSGVPGATSLRDEGVEQPERDVLVCRILRELGERIAGWRAADGADPQLANDYRARSLTLGSRVRAELPGGRQIVGIARDVDDQGRLCLETWDSDAAKSGETVVISAGDVVHLR; encoded by the coding sequence ATGACCGATCAGCTCAACCCGCTCGACGAGTCCGCACTGCGCGCCCAGGTGCTCGGCGACACGTCCTACTGGCGGCGCCTGGACGTCGTCGCGCAGACCGGTTCGACGAACGCCGACCTGCTGGCGCGCGCCGCGTCCGGGACCGACATCGACGGTCAGGTGCTGATCGCCGAGCACCAGACCGCCGGACGAGGGCGCCATGACCGCCAATGGGCATCTCCCGGCGAGCAGATCACCATGTCGGTCGGCGTGCGGGTCGAAGACGTCTCGACCGCCGGCTGGGGCTGGTTGTCGCTGGCCACCGGCCTGGCGGTCGCCGACGCGGTGGCCACCGCCACTACCGTCGAAGCCGGTCTCAAATGGCCCAACGACGTGTTGGCCGGGCACGGCAAACTGGCCGGCATCCTGGCTGAGGTCACGCGGCCGTTCGCGGTGATCGGGATCGGCCTGAACGTCACCGCGGCCCCATCCGGAGTGCCCGGGGCCACCTCACTTCGCGACGAGGGCGTCGAGCAGCCCGAACGGGACGTCCTCGTCTGCCGGATCCTGCGCGAACTCGGGGAGCGGATCGCCGGCTGGCGGGCCGCCGACGGCGCCGACCCCCAGCTGGCCAACGACTACCGCGCCCGCAGCCTGACCCTTGGCTCCCGGGTGCGCGCCGAACTCCCCGGTGGCCGGCAGATCGTCGGGATCGCTCGCGACGTCGACGACCAGGGCCGGCTGTGCCTGGAAACCTGGGACAGCGACGCCGCCAAGTCCGGCGAGACCGTCGTGATTTCCGCCGGTGATGTGGTGCACCTGCGGTAA
- a CDS encoding PH domain-containing protein has protein sequence MGYPDNALAAGEQVVIHRHPHWKRLILPVLTLLLVTGLAALGSGFVNSTQWAQLTKNILQGVIWGIWLIIVGWLTVWPFLTWLTTHFVVTNRRVMYRHGVLTRSGIDIPLARINSVEFRDKIFERMFRTGTLIIESASQDPLEFYNIPRLREVHALLYHEVFDTLGSEESPS, from the coding sequence ATGGGCTACCCCGACAACGCGCTGGCTGCCGGCGAGCAGGTCGTGATTCATCGCCACCCGCACTGGAAGCGGCTGATCCTGCCGGTCCTGACGTTGCTGCTGGTGACGGGCCTGGCAGCGCTCGGGTCGGGCTTCGTGAACTCGACCCAGTGGGCGCAGCTCACCAAGAACATCCTGCAGGGCGTCATCTGGGGTATCTGGCTGATCATCGTCGGCTGGCTGACGGTGTGGCCGTTTCTGACCTGGCTGACCACTCACTTCGTCGTCACCAACCGGCGGGTGATGTACCGCCACGGGGTCCTCACCCGCAGCGGCATCGACATCCCGTTGGCCCGGATCAACAGCGTGGAGTTCCGGGACAAGATCTTCGAGCGGATGTTCCGCACCGGGACGCTCATCATCGAGTCGGCGTCCCAGGATCCGTTGGAGTTCTACAACATTCCGCGGCTACGCGAGGTGCACGCGCTGCTGTATCACGAAGTCTTCGACACCCTGGGCTCGGAGGAGTCACCCAGCTGA